The nucleotide sequence CCTGGATTTTTAGGATCTTTTGTAGTCCCTATTACACCTGAAAAACTGGTAATAAGGTTTTCTGCACCTCCAAAGAGATTCCTGGTGGTTAAATCTACAGAAGGTGAAAAACCAAAGTTCAGGATTTGGGAGTAATGGATATCCGTAGCAATATTGAATTCATATTTTGGAAGCGGTCTAAGAATATATTCCACATCTATAATACTGTCTCTTTCAGCAGGTGTTCCTTCTTTTCTGAGTTCGTCTGACGCTTTTATTATCGTGAAATTATTCATCGATATCAGGTTCCTTCTTGTAAGATCTAATCGTGATTGCTTGTAAACCTCTCCTGTTTTTACAATAATCGGAAGCCAAAGCGAATTAACCTTATAAGTACTGTCTGCTCTGTAAAAATTAATCCCTCTAAGACTATCGTGAATCGGCAGATTTTCAGCAGAATTACTGTTAGTCACCGATACTTTTATTTTCCCAATAGTCGCTTTTCTGTAAGGTGTACCAATGGAATCTTTAAGAATGTTCATCGTCACAGGAACATTTTTTCGGCTTTGTAAAGAATCTGCCACAAAATAAATATCCTGATTGTCATTATTGAATTTATAATAACCTTGTTCCCTCATCAGATCGTTGATTCTTACAATCTCTTTTTCCAGAACAGTTTCGTCCAAAATTCCACCTCTTTTAACAAGACTTTTACTAATATTATTTTCGTAGATGCTTCTTACACTGCCATCTGGAATATTATAAAAATATTCTTTGATGTAGGTAGGATCTTTATGAGTGATTATATACTCTACCTCCGCTTTTTTTGCTGCAGAATCTCGCTTTACGTCCGTTTTCACATCAGAATCCCAATAACCCCTGTTAATCAATCTGTTGTTAATACTCTTGGTACTTTGCTTTGTTTTAGAATCACTGTAGATAACCGGCGCCTGACCTACGGTATGAAAAAAACGGTTCCAAAACAGATTTTTGCCTACATATTCGGGATGTCCGTACTTTACGAAAAGAGAATCTCTGAGTTTCTGACTTCTCATTTCATTTGGATAAGTCATATATTCCTTTAGTATCGTATCATACTTTGGATTGGCCATATTATAAAAGCCAAGACCAATTGGCAGTATAAAAAGCGCTTTCTTATTTGGTTTTTGGGCTACTAGATCCGGAATCTCATCGGAAAATATTTTCCCGTCTGTATATTTAAACTTATTGTCTGTAAGCAGATATTCGCCGTCGGGAACTTTTTTTGTCACATTACAAGCGTACAAAAACACACTTAAAATTGCGGCGTAATAAAATATATGATATTTTTGAAAATATTTGTTGATATGCTTACGGCTCATACTATAAAGATAATACAGTCTCTGGACAAAAAGAAATACAGGCAAAAATACAATTTGTTTTTAGTTGAAGGTAATAAAATCATAAAAGAACTTCCAAATTCGGATTATGAGATTACAGAATTATATTCTACAGATCCTGACACACTCAATTTAGAAAACTCTAAAGTTCACAAAATTCAGCCTGCGGAGCTGAAGAAAATCAGTTTTTTGCAAACACCAAAGGATTCCATAGCGGTTTGCCGAATTCCCAAGGAAGAAAAAATTATTGAAACCAGTATCCAGATTATTTTAGATGGCATTCAGGATCCTGGGAACTTGGGTACAATTATAAGGCTTGCAGACTGGTTCGGAATAGAACAGATCATCTGCAGTAATGATACTGTGGATGTTTATAATCCGAAAGTAATACAGGCTACGATGGGATCTTTTCTACGCGTAAACGTAGTTTATACAAATTTAGAAAGTTATTTGACCAATTATAAATATCCAGTATTCGGAACGGATATGGACGGAAAAAATATTTATAAGACTGAATTCCCGGCAAAATTTTCAATCATATTCGGGAATGAGGGAAACGGAATAAGACCTTCTACAGAAGAACTAATTTCACAAATGATCACAATCCCACGATTTGGGAAAAATATGTCTACAGAAAGCCTTAATGTATCTATGTCAGCAGGAATTATCCTAGGACAGATATTTTCGAATAAGTAAAATTAAATAATTTTGCCTAAGCTGGAAGTTGTTTTATTTTTTTGATAGTCATCTAGTTTTTCACTTAAATATCTCAAGGCATAAGGAGCCACATATATTAGAGCTAAGCCGATAATTTTCTTTTTCCAGCTTTTATTCATCACGCTTTTTTTAGCATAATTGCCCACTAAAGCAACGGCTCCCATTCTTAGAGTGTTCTCCAGAAGACCTGACTTAACCGTATCTCCGGCAAGACTAACTATATTTTTTTTAGAAGCTGCTTCCTTCATACCTGAAGAAATTTCTTTCATAATATTCTGAGTATCAATTGCAAGTGAAGTACTTCCATCAGAATCTTCTTTTTCCTTCAGAAATCTGTCAGTAAGACCATTAGTCATAATGCTAAGACTCTCTTTTTTATTTTTGAAGGTCAGAATATCCTCCAACTCGCTTATTTCATTTTTTAGAAGTTTCTTTTGACTTCTAAGCTCGTTTAGATCAGTATAATTTGGAGACATGATATTAATGTTTTAAAAATTCGATTACCATATTGGCAATGGCGTTGACTATTTTTTTCTTTAGAGCAATTACTATAAGTACTATTAGAAAGTAAAAGCCAGAAACAATCAGAAAACCATAAGATATAGTACCAAGTGATTCACCTATAAGAAAAGCAATTCCAAAATTGAGAAGAATAATAAAAAATGAAAATGCAATCAGTAAGATGCAGAGGAACGAAACGAATCCAGCAGACAAAGAAGATTTCTCTGTGAACTGAATTTTGAGAAGATCAACACGTTTGGACACATACTCTTTTAATATCTCTACCATAGGAATCTTATTAGCATAAAATTACACATTTATTTATGAAAAAAGGAACTTAGAAACTAAGTTCCTTTTTAATTAATCTAACACTTGATTATTTCAACCCATCAAGCTCAGATTCAACATCCTTTACAACATCAGATGTTTTTGAAACCACCTGATCTTTATATTTGTCGTAACTCTCCTTTACTGTTTGAGCAACGTTTTGCGCTGTTTCTTTAACCTGTGAAGATAAATTTTCGTACTTATCTTTTACTGTAGAAGACACTTCAGAATATTTATCTTTTACTTTTTCAGAAGTTTTACCGTATTCATCCACAGCTTTATCCTTTAAGTCGTTTGCTTTATCTTTTAATTTTCGTCTGGTTTCTTTACCTTCTTCCGGTGCATAAAGCAAACCAAGAATAACACCTGTCGCAGCTCCTGCTAACAATGCAGCTAATACTGCTGAATTTGATTTTTTTGACATTATTTATAATTTTTAAGTTTATTTTAAACCATTTATTTATAGTTATAAATTTACAACTAAAATGCCAAAGAAAAAATAAGAGTCTTAAATTTTTGTTAAAACTTTTTCATATAGGACAAAATAAGAGCTATTGTTTCTTCCTTATTTATATTTGTATTGTCGATAAGGACGGCATCATCAGCCTGCTTGAGTGGAGACAACTCGCGCTCACTATCAATTTTATCTCTCGAAATCAGATTTTGTTTTACAGTTTCGATATCTGTTTTCTCACCTGCCGCTTGTAGCTCAAGAAAACGTCTTCTGGCACGCTCATCCTGGCTTGCTGTCATAAAAAATTTATAATCCGCATCTGGAAGCACAACAGTTCCGATATCACGCCCATCCATTATGATTCCACCTTTATTAGCAATGTCTCTCTGCGTCTTCAATAGAAAATTCCGAACATCTGCTTCCTTTGCCACCTGACTTACATAATCAGAAACCTGTGGAAACCTGATTTCTTTATCAATATTTTTTCCATTCAGAAACAATTGTAGTTCTCCGTCAATATTCTGAAATTCGAGCTTCATCTCAGCAAGTGATGAAAGCAGTTTTGAAATATCAATAGTTTTATCCGGGTTCAAGCAGTTTTGTATGGCATAAAACGTAATACCTCTGTAAAGTGCGCCAGTATCCATATGAATGAGACCAAGCTTTTTTGCAATAATTTTAGAAATAGAACTTTTTCCTGTGGAAGAAAATCCGTCTATGGCGATTACCGGTTTTTTTGTCATAGTGCAAATGTAATAAGTATGACAAAAAAATAAAAATTAAATAGAGCTTAAATGAGAACGGTTATCTTCTGTTTCCTCCTAGTTCAACAAGATCTATTGTTAGACCGAGCATATTGACGTTAGAAGAATTATGGTATCGCAGATGAGAATAATCAAAACGGAAGGAAGAAATTTTCAGACTGAATCCGGCCGATAAACCAGTGAAATTTCTTTGATCCAGTACAGCAAGATCACCTCCTCTTTTTACATTATAGCCAAACCTGATGTTAAAAGCCTGACCAGGAAATAATTCTGCACCAAGGGACAAGTGATCCAGAACTTTTCTCCCAAATTTTACTGGCTGACCATTGATATCTGTTTCTGCAGAAATATTAAATTGCTGAAGATCGTGTGCAGTGATAGTAATAGCTGCAGGAAACTGATCCAGAATTTTAGTATAACCAAGATCTACACGGAAAGGCAATTTTTCTCTAACACCATTATACGGTTTGATCTGATAACCAAAATTCCTAAAAACCAGTGCAAGCGTCTCGTTTGTTTTATCAAAATAATAAGTAACACCAGCAGTTGCAGTGATGGCAGAAGACGTGTAGGTATCAATTTTTGACGTGACATAATTAACGTTGGCACCAATAGTCCAATCATCTTCAAACTGATAAGCATACCCAACGCCTGCAGAAGCATCCATGGCTGAAAAATCACCGGTTGTGATTGAATTTTCATCCGTTCTTGGCATGCTTCCATAGTCCATATATTTAGCATTAAAAGATACAAGATGACCGTTTGCCAAATCTCTTACATAGCTAATGCTTCCTATTTTTGTCCCTGCCAAAAAACTTGAATAGTTTACGGATAACATTTTATCCATTTCCAGGTTCATAAGTGCAGGATTTGCGTTTGTGAAATTGACATCAGAATCACGTACAGAAACAGCATCTCCTAATACAGCCTGTCTTGGTGACATCGGAATATTAAGAAACTGATAAACAGTGGTTCCTGTCTGAGAAAAAACCACCTGAAAAAAGGACAGAAAAAAAAGCTTGTAAAACTTATTCAACACTATGTCTTGGATCTGCAAAAATAATCTATTTTGTAGCTTATCAAAATTTTTATAACACTATCTTTTTAATGAACGTAATTCTTTTGCTTTCATTATATTTGCACAGTTAAAATCGAAAAAAATATAATAATCTAAAGATGAAATATAAAAGAATCCTTTTGAAATTGAGTGGTGAAGCATTGATGGGAAACCGACAATACGGCATCGACAATGACAGGCTGAAAGAATATGCGACTGAAATTAAAAAAGTAGTAGACAAAGGCTGTGAGGTGGCCATCGTAATTGGTGGTGGAAATATTTTCAGAGGATTGGCGGGCGCTGCAACGGGAATGGACAGAGTGCAAGGCGACTATATGGGAATGCTCGCAACAGTGATAAATGGAATGGCACTCCAAGGCGCTTTAGAAGATGCTGGGATTATGACCAGACTTCAGTCTGCAATAGAAATGGACAAAGTAGCTGAACCTTTCATTAAAAGAAAAGCTGTTCGACATTTGGAAAAAGGAAGAGTGGTAATTTTTGGAGCTGGAACCGGAAATCCTTATTTTACTACGGATACTGCTGCAACTCTAAGAGCAATTGAAATAGATGCGGATGTGATCCTGAAAGGAACAAGAGTGGACGGAATCTATGACAGTGATCCGGAAAAAAATGCAGATGCGGTAAAATTCAACAGTCTTTCTTTCGATGAGGTTTTTGAAAAAAACCTAAAAGTGATGGATATGACGGCTTTTACGCTTAGCCACGAAAACAAACTCCCAATTATTGTTTTTGATATGAACAAAGAGGGTAATCTGGAGAGATTGATAGACGGTGAAAATGTTGGAACCCTAGTGAATATGTAAATTATAATGAATGAGTGATAAATGATATACATACATCCAATCATTTATCGTTTATAAATTATCTTTTATGAATAAAATATGTGTCAATTATCAAATTTTAAATATACAATGGAAGAATTAGAACTCATTGTAGCATCGGTAAAGCAAGAGATGGATGCTGCAATCAAGCATTTGGATCACGCTTTTCAGAAAATCAGAGCAGGAAGGGCATCAACCTCAATGGTTCAGGACGTAATGGTAGAATATTATGGTGCAATGACACCAATCAATCAGGTAGCCAATGTGTCTGTGCCGGATGCTATGACTATTTCTATCCAGCCGTGGGACAGATCCGCAATTGGACCGATTGAAAAAGCAATTATTAATTCTAATCTGGGTTTTGCACCTTCTAACAATGGCGATGTTATTATACTGAACGTTCCCCCTCTTACGGAAGAAAGAAGACGTGACCTCGCAAAACAAGCAAAAGCGGAAACGGAGCAAACAAAAGTGGTAATCCGAAATGCAAGGCAAGAAGGAAATAAAGAATTGAAAAGATTAGATGGAATTGCAGAGGATCTTATAAAAGGTGTGGAAAAAGACATACAGGAACTTACCGATGCTTATGTGAAAAAAGCTGATGAACA is from Epilithonimonas vandammei and encodes:
- the tamL gene encoding translocation and assembly module lipoprotein TamL, which produces MSRKHINKYFQKYHIFYYAAILSVFLYACNVTKKVPDGEYLLTDNKFKYTDGKIFSDEIPDLVAQKPNKKALFILPIGLGFYNMANPKYDTILKEYMTYPNEMRSQKLRDSLFVKYGHPEYVGKNLFWNRFFHTVGQAPVIYSDSKTKQSTKSINNRLINRGYWDSDVKTDVKRDSAAKKAEVEYIITHKDPTYIKEYFYNIPDGSVRSIYENNISKSLVKRGGILDETVLEKEIVRINDLMREQGYYKFNNDNQDIYFVADSLQSRKNVPVTMNILKDSIGTPYRKATIGKIKVSVTNSNSAENLPIHDSLRGINFYRADSTYKVNSLWLPIIVKTGEVYKQSRLDLTRRNLISMNNFTIIKASDELRKEGTPAERDSIIDVEYILRPLPKYEFNIATDIHYSQILNFGFSPSVDLTTRNLFGGAENLITSFSGVIGTTKDPKNPGAIFNAYELSAQASLLFPRLLVPFRNYYKLIPKRYSPTTSISLGTSIQNNIGLGRINFNAGLNYNANIEDGKIQHRLTLFNTQLSLTQNKDKYYDFFPGDNDIRRNVFNLYEIDHPGTVNSGASYDDISSTILSDEAFITKMTNNDRNLLYNFLQSLYNKERQTQDVIISSIIYNFAYNEIGKKDYRNPFAFNGKVEIAGNVLNLLTKKEENYLITGNTKTIFKIPFSQFIKFDLDFKKYYTFFNDRAKPHTLAFRQFVGIGIPYGNSSEMPFIRSYFNGGAYDIRAWLAFGGLGPADSQLDERVRSYAMDNVKLTTSIEYRVPLNNMFEAAVFTDAGNIWGLKDNGFGDQFKFKKFISQMGVGSGFGLRVNVAYVTLRLDMAYKMYDPNQPEGSRWVANKIKLLKPTFNFAIGYPF
- a CDS encoding TrmH family RNA methyltransferase, with protein sequence MLTAHTIKIIQSLDKKKYRQKYNLFLVEGNKIIKELPNSDYEITELYSTDPDTLNLENSKVHKIQPAELKKISFLQTPKDSIAVCRIPKEEKIIETSIQIILDGIQDPGNLGTIIRLADWFGIEQIICSNDTVDVYNPKVIQATMGSFLRVNVVYTNLESYLTNYKYPVFGTDMDGKNIYKTEFPAKFSIIFGNEGNGIRPSTEELISQMITIPRFGKNMSTESLNVSMSAGIILGQIFSNK
- a CDS encoding phosphoribosyl-ATP pyrophosphatase, whose translation is MSPNYTDLNELRSQKKLLKNEISELEDILTFKNKKESLSIMTNGLTDRFLKEKEDSDGSTSLAIDTQNIMKEISSGMKEAASKKNIVSLAGDTVKSGLLENTLRMGAVALVGNYAKKSVMNKSWKKKIIGLALIYVAPYALRYLSEKLDDYQKNKTTSSLGKII
- a CDS encoding YtxH domain-containing protein — encoded protein: MSKKSNSAVLAALLAGAATGVILGLLYAPEEGKETRRKLKDKANDLKDKAVDEYGKTSEKVKDKYSEVSSTVKDKYENLSSQVKETAQNVAQTVKESYDKYKDQVVSKTSDVVKDVESELDGLK
- the cmk gene encoding (d)CMP kinase, with translation MTKKPVIAIDGFSSTGKSSISKIIAKKLGLIHMDTGALYRGITFYAIQNCLNPDKTIDISKLLSSLAEMKLEFQNIDGELQLFLNGKNIDKEIRFPQVSDYVSQVAKEADVRNFLLKTQRDIANKGGIIMDGRDIGTVVLPDADYKFFMTASQDERARRRFLELQAAGEKTDIETVKQNLISRDKIDSERELSPLKQADDAVLIDNTNINKEETIALILSYMKKF
- the porQ gene encoding type IX secretion system protein PorQ, whose amino-acid sequence is MQIQDIVLNKFYKLFFLSFFQVVFSQTGTTVYQFLNIPMSPRQAVLGDAVSVRDSDVNFTNANPALMNLEMDKMLSVNYSSFLAGTKIGSISYVRDLANGHLVSFNAKYMDYGSMPRTDENSITTGDFSAMDASAGVGYAYQFEDDWTIGANVNYVTSKIDTYTSSAITATAGVTYYFDKTNETLALVFRNFGYQIKPYNGVREKLPFRVDLGYTKILDQFPAAITITAHDLQQFNISAETDINGQPVKFGRKVLDHLSLGAELFPGQAFNIRFGYNVKRGGDLAVLDQRNFTGLSAGFSLKISSFRFDYSHLRYHNSSNVNMLGLTIDLVELGGNRR
- the pyrH gene encoding UMP kinase, which codes for MKYKRILLKLSGEALMGNRQYGIDNDRLKEYATEIKKVVDKGCEVAIVIGGGNIFRGLAGAATGMDRVQGDYMGMLATVINGMALQGALEDAGIMTRLQSAIEMDKVAEPFIKRKAVRHLEKGRVVIFGAGTGNPYFTTDTAATLRAIEIDADVILKGTRVDGIYDSDPEKNADAVKFNSLSFDEVFEKNLKVMDMTAFTLSHENKLPIIVFDMNKEGNLERLIDGENVGTLVNM
- the frr gene encoding ribosome recycling factor, with translation MEELELIVASVKQEMDAAIKHLDHAFQKIRAGRASTSMVQDVMVEYYGAMTPINQVANVSVPDAMTISIQPWDRSAIGPIEKAIINSNLGFAPSNNGDVIILNVPPLTEERRRDLAKQAKAETEQTKVVIRNARQEGNKELKRLDGIAEDLIKGVEKDIQELTDAYVKKADEHLKVKEAEILKV